The genomic window GGGGAAAACCTCGCCGCCTACGCCGGCACCCCACGCCTGGTGATCGCCGAGGGCAGCGAGACCTTCGACACCCTGAAGGACGGCGCACCGGCTCACGAATCCCCCGACCCCGGCGAAGTCATCTGGCGCGACGACCTGGGCGTTACCTGCCGCCGCTGGAACTGGCGCCAGGGCGTGCGCACCCGCCTGGATGCCGAGGCGCAGCAGATGTGGTTCATCCTCGAAAGCCTGCCAGAGATGCCGCTGGAAGCCTTGCGCGAAGCGGGCGATCAGCTGGTTGCCGGCTTGCTGGCAATGATGCCGGGGGCAAGGACTTCGACCTTGCTGGTCGGGCCGGGCGCTTGAGCCTGGCGTGCCGTTGCTCAGCGTCGGGCCACGCCCCGATTACAAAGGTGCTCCGGCCACCGGCGCATGCCGCGCCATCAGCTCGACGATCCAGTCGATGAAGACCCGCAGCTTGGCGCTGACGTGGCGGTTGGGTGGGAAGGCGAGGTAGAGGGGCATGCTGTCCATGCTCCAGTCGGCGAACAGTTCCACCAGCTCGCCGCGGGCCAGGGCCTCCTCGGCCATGTAGCGCGGCAGCCAGAGCACGCCCATGCCGGCGATACCGGCGGCCAGGTAGGCGTTGCCGTCGTCGACCGTCAGCGCCGGGCGGCCATGGACCTGCACGGTCTCGCCACCTTTTTGCAGGGCATAGGACAGCGGCTTGCCAGTGCGCGCCCAGAGGTAGCCGACGATGCGTTGCGGGTGGTCTTCCAGGTCGCGCGGATGCCGGGGCACTCCGGCGCGCCGCAGGTAGCCGGGCGCCGCGAAGACGCCCAGCGGCAGGTCGCCGACCTTGCGCGCCATCAGCGACTGGTCGGTGAGCTCGCCGCCGCGCACCACGCAGTCCACGTTCTCGTCGATCAGGTCGACCATGCGGTCGCTGACGCCCAAATCAATCTGGATGTCCGGGTAGCGCTCATGGAAGTCGGGCAGGGCGGGGATCAGCAGCAGGCGCGCCAGCGGCGTGGGCACGTCCACCCGCAGCCGCCCGCGTGGCGTGGCGGCCGCGCTGGAAAGGCTGGTCTCGGCGTCGTCCATGTCCGCCAGCAGGCGCACCACGCGTTCGTAGTAGGCGGCGCCATCGGCGGTGAGGTTGAGCTTGCGGGTGGTGCGGTTGAGCAGGCGCACGCGCAGCCGCGCTTCCAGCTGCTGGATCAGCTGGGTCACGCTGGTGCGGCTCATGTGCAGGGTGTCGGCGGCCTTGGTGAAGCTGCCGGTTTCCACCACGCGGGCGAAGGCTTGCATCGCATCGAAACGGTCCACGGCGGCTCCGGCTGGCTGGCGGGTGGAGGGCAGATTGTTTGGATTCTACAAACAATGCTGAAGCGTGTTGCCAGATTATCGCGAAGCCCGTGCGCCTTAACCTGCCTCCATCGTTGAACCGGGGCCGCGGCCCCCCTGATGGAGCACGTCCATGCCGACTCGTGATGTGGTTTTCCCCGCTGGCCGCCAGGCCCTTTATGAACGCAACCGCTATTCCCCGGCGGTCCGCAGCAACGGCCTGTTGTTCGTCTCCGGCCAGGTCGGCAGTCGCGAGGATGGTTCACCCGAACCCGGCCTCGAGGCCCAGGTCCGGCGGGCCTTCGACAACCTCAACGCGATCCTCGCCGCCGCCGGCTGCAGCTTCGAGGACGTGATGGACGTGACGCTGTTCATGGTCGACCCCCAGGCGAACTTCGAGCGTGCCTGGCAGGTAGCCGCCGATTACTGGGGCGCTGCGCCCTATCCCACGGTGACGGCGGTGGGAGTGACGTGGCTGTACGGCTTCGACTTCGAAATCAAGGTGATCGCGCGCCTGCCGCAGGGTTGAGGGCACAGGGCAGGGCGGCGAGACGGGGCGGCCGGGTTTCTTTACCATGCCGCCTTGTTTTGCATCGCCAGGAATACCCCATGACGACTCCCACCTTCCGCACCGCCACCCCCGCCGATACCGACCGCTGCTTCGAGATCGAAACCACTGCCTACGAGGGCGACGAGGCCGCCACGCGGGAAAAAATCGCCACGCGTATCGCCCAGTATCCCGAGGGCTTTCTGATCATGGAGCTGGGCGGCGAGATCATCGGCTTCATCAACGGCGGCTGCGCCCATGAAGTGGTGATGTCCGACGAGGCGTTCAAGGAACTCGTCGGCCACGACCCGGCGGCGCTCAACGTGGTGATCATGTCGGTGGTGATCGACCCGGCGCAGCAGGGCAAGGGGTATTCGACCCGGCTGATGCGCGCCTTCATCCAGCGCATGACCGGCCTGGGCAAGCGCACCATCCACCTGATGTGCAAGGACCGCCATGTGCCGCTTTACGAGCGCTTCGGCTACCGCTACGTGCAGCCGTCGGCGTCCGACCACGGCGGCATGGCGTGGCACGAAATGGTGATGGAGCTGCCCGCCGCCTGACGCGTCAGCGCTCCGGTCGGTCGTCGACCCGATCGCGGGTGGCGCGTTCGGCCAGTTGGTCGAAGGTTTCCGGCAGCAGGGCGGCTTCACCCTGTTCGTCGAGCAGTTGGCGGAACACCAGGTGGTCCGGGAAGCTGCGGCTGATCAGGGTGAGCAGCTCGGTGCCGCGCTCGGTCAGCTCGAAGTTGTTGCCGGTACCACCATGTTCGCGCGGGCGTTCCTGGATATAGCCGTTGGCGTAGAGGTCGCCCTCCAGGTCGCCGGCGACCTTTTTCAGATGGTCCACGCTGCCTTCCACCGGCTCGCCCTGCAGCCGGTGCTGCTCGGCCACTTCCTCGCCGCACTCGCGGGCCTTGTAGGGTTCGTCGGCGCAATCCTGCGCGCGCAGCAGCAGGCGTTCGATCAGGTCCCAGTCGTAGCTCATGGCGTGTTCTCCTCGTCGGGATGGAAGGCGATTGAGGGCCTTCCTGACGTGCGACCCGGCGAGGCGGGGAGGGTTCGACTTTCCTGCGAGGCGGCCCTGAGCGGCGGTGCAACCATCGATACCGTCGAGCTTCACTATCGACACAATCGAGTGGAGTGCGGGCCGCGCGGGCCTGAAGATCTGTCCCACGAGCTGGTCGAACCGAGCAAGGGACAGAATCGATGAACACCGTGCACCTCATACCCAACCGCCTCATCATCCGCGCTGCCCTGGGTTCGCTGGTGCTGGCCGCGGCCGGCCTGAGCGGTTGCGCGGCGACCTCGGAAACCCGGCTGAGCTGGGACAGCCTGGGCGGCAGCACGGCCCAGGATGGCGGCGCCTACCTGAGCTGCGTCGACGGCAGGCTGACGCCCGGCACCGCCACCTTCGTCAGCGAGAGCGGCGGCACCCGCCAATTGCTCACCGGCAGCGCCGACCCGGTGCAGGCCAGCGGCATCGTCGAGGTGACCCCGATCGCCGGCGGCAATCATTTCAGCGCCTACCAGCGCAGCGCGTGGCACGACAAGGGCGAGTTGCTGGACGCCGCCTACCAGTGCGCGCAACACAGTTGAATCGGCTTCGAGCGGGTCGCTCCCCCCAGCGACCTGCCCAGCGCCGGCAGGCGGCGAATAGCCTGCGTCAGCGTCTGCCATCGGGCTCTCGCTGAATCACTCTCCCAGGGCGCTCCCCCCGGCGCCCCTGTATCGCCCGCCGAGCCCCCCACTCGACGGGCGTTTTTTTTAATTTACGACTGTTGTGTATTCTGATCGGGCATGCCAGTGTGTGCGCCCTGGCGGCTGTCTTCGCCTTTCGTTGCCCATCCTGCGCATCCGGTCTGTCCGCCGGGCGCTGAACGAAGCCGCCGGCCGACGGTACACTCACTCCCGTCGCGTAACAGAAGTACAAGAGAATCGAGATGAACACGCACTTTCCGACTTGCGCCGTCTGGGTCCGTCGCGACGCAGACCTGCCCCTTCCCACCAACCTCCAGCCGACGGTGACAGCATGATCGAGGTAACCGAAGTTTCCATTGCGCAGCTGCGTGAAGCCCTCGAGTCAGGCCGCACCACCGCGGTCGAACTGGTCAAGGCCTACCTCGCGCGCATCGACGCCTACGATGGCCCGACCAAGCTCAACGCCGTGGTCGTGCGCAACCCCGAGGCCCTGAAGGAAGCCGAAGCCTCCGACGCCCGCCGCGCCCGTGGCGAGACCCTCGGCCCGCTGGATGGCATCCCCTACACCGCCAAGGACAGCTACCTGGTCAAGGGCCTGACCGCCGCCTCCGGCAGCCCGGCCTTCAAGGACCTGATCGCCTACCGCGATGCCTTCACCATCGAGCGCCTGCGCGCTGCCGGCGCCATCTGCCTGGGCAAGACCAACATGCCGCCCATGGCCAACGGCGGCATGCAGCGCGGCGTCTACGGCCGTGCGGAGAGCCCGTACAACCCGAAATTCCTCACCGCGCCGTTCGCGTCCGGCTCCTCCAACGGCGCCGGCACCGCGACCGCGGCGAGCTTCTCGGCCTTCGGCCTGGCGGAAGAGACCTGGTCCAGCGGTCGCGGCCCGGCCTCGAACAATGGCCTGTGCGCCTACACGCCGTCCCGTGGCGTGATTTCCGTGCGCGGCAACTGGCCGCTGACCCCGACCATGGACGTGGTGGTGCCCTATGCGCGCACCATGGCCGACCTGCTCGAAGTGCTCGACGTGGTGGTTGCCGAAGACCCCGACAAGCGCGGCGATCTGTGGCGCCTGCAGCCGTGGGTGCCGATTCCCGCCGTTTCCGAGGTGCGCCCGGCGTCCTACCTGGACCTGGCTGCCGGCCCGGAAGCGCTCAAGGGCAAGCGCCTGGGCGTGCCGCGCATGTACATCAACAAGGACGAGCTGGCCGGCACCAGCGAGAAGCCCGGCATCGGCGGCCCGACCGGCCAGCGCATCCACACCCGCGCCTCGGTCATCGACCTCTGGGAGCAGGCGCGCAAGGCCCTGGAAGCGGCCGGCGCCGAAGTCATCGAAGTGGACTTCCCGCTGGTTTCCAACTGCGAGGGCGACCGTCCGGGCGCGCCGACGGTGTACAACCGCGGCATCGTTTCGCCGGAATTCCTCCACGATGAGCTGTGGGAGCTGTCTGGCTGGGGCTTCGACGATTTCCTCCGGGCCAACGGCGATCCCAAGCTGAACAAGCTGGCCGACGTCGATGGGCCGAAGATCTTCCCCCACGACCCGGGCACGCTGCCCAACCGCGAGGACGACCTCTGCGCGGGCATGGACGAGTACGTCAACATGGCCAAGCGCGGCCTGAAGACCTGGGACCAGATCGAGACCCTGCCCGACGGCCTGCGTGGCCTGGAAAAGACCCGCAAGCTCGACCTGGAAGACTGGATGGACGAGCTGAAGCTGGACGCCGTGCTGTTCCCCACCGTGGCCGACGTCGGCCCGGCGGACGCCGACGTCAACCCGGAATCGGCCGACATCGCCTGGAGCAACGGTATCTGGGTCGCCAACGGCAACCTGGCGATCCGTCACCTGGGCGTGCCGACCGTTACCGTGCCGATGGGCGTGATGGCGGACATCGGCATGCCGGTAGGCCTGACCTTCGCCGGCCGCGCCTATGACGACTCGGCGCTGCTGCGCTTCGCCGCCGCCTTCGAGGCGACCGGCTCCAAGCGCCAGGTGCCGCCGCTGACGCCGCCGCTGGGCTGATTGGCTCACGCTCGATGAAGAACCGCGCCCTCGGGCGCGGTTTTTTTATGGTCGCAAAGTGTGGGGGCCGCGTTGTCGATGGTCCGATGCATTGCTGGCTCGCGAACCAGCCTGGTATTCACCGGTGGCACTGGCGCTCCCCTGTAGGAGCGGGCCATGCGCGCGATCCGTCGGCAGAGCCGGCGCTGGCCTGCGCGCGAATCCTCCCGGTGTGCTGCTTCAGTTTGGGTGTTTCTGCGCCGCTTTGGCGTGCGCATGGACTTCCCGTTTCGCCCCCTCGGGCGACCCACTTTGGTAAACGCCCCAAAGTGGGCAAAGGTCTTGCCCCAATCATCCGGTTTTCGCCTGGGCGAAAAATCCCCTCGTTGAAGCGCAGTTTCAGGGGCCCGCCGCGAAGGGCCATCCCTGGCCCATCGCGGCTCTCGCGACATCCCTGTCGCGCAACCCCTGAAACTCCGCTTCAACGAGGCCTCTGAACGGGGCCGTTGGGCGTTTGCGGACATTTCGCTGCAGAGCCCTGGAGAGCGAACGGCAGAAATCGAATGTAGGAGCGAGCTTGCTCGCGAACGGATCCGACGCAGGCATTAACCTTGGAGACGGGACGGTGTGCCTGGCCCCGTTGCGCAGATGGCGCGCCGATCCGCCTTCGTAGGAGCGGACCTTGTCCGCGAAGGTTTGTCTCGCAAAAGAGCATCGCGGAGACGCTCCGCTCCTACCTGAAGTATCTCGCTGGGGCATTTCTCCGCCCTGGCTGCGCGCCCCACTCCGAAGGGAGAGGGAGTCGTCCGATGCCGCCGGCCAGCGCGGTGCTTTGCGTGACGCCGGTCAGTCCCCTCTCCCTTCAGGGAGAGGGCTAGGGAGAGGGAAATCCCAGGCACGAACTTTCAGAGAAAGACAGTCGCTCCCACGGGAGCCGCCTTCACTTCGCCGACTTCACATTCCCATGGCGCACCTCCTTCGACGGCGAATAGCCGTAGAACGACGTGTAGCACTTGCTGAAATGGCTGGGCGAGACGAAGCCACAGGCCAGCCCGACCTCGTACATCGGCAGGCTGGAATGCTGCAGCAGGCGCCGGCTCTCGGTGATGCGCAGCTCCAGGTAATAGCGCACGGGCGTGGTGCCCAACTGCTCCTGGAACAATCGCTCGATCTGCCGCTTGGAGCGCCCGACATAGCGGGACAGCTGGTCCTGGCTCAGCGGCTCTTCGATGTTCGCGCTCATCAGGTTGATCGCCTCGCGCAGCGGCTCGCTGAGTTTCTCGTGCAGCGCCGGGCGGGTGCGGCGGAAGCGCGATTCCTCGAAGGCGAGGATGTCGACGATGGCGTCCACCAGCTCGCGGCCGTGGCGCGCATTGATCCACTCCAGCACCAGGTTGAAGGCACCCGTGGGGCTGGCGGCGGTCAGGCGGTCGCGATCGACCTGGTAGCTCTCGCTGGTCACCTCGCTGTGCCGCGCGATCTCCGCCAGCGCCGCGCGGTTCTCCGGGTGGATGGCGCAGCGGTAGCCGTCCAGCAGGCCGGCCTGGCCGAGGAACCAGGCGCCGTTCCACAGGCCGGCCAGGGCGATGCCCTTGTCGGCGGCGGCCTGCAGCAGGCGCGTCAGGTCGGGGATCGCCCGCAGCGGCGTGCGCAGGCCGCCGCAGACGACCAGCAGGTCCAGCTCGACGAGCTGCGCGGCGTTCAGCGCCGCGCCGGGGCAGATCACCAGGCCGAGGTCGCTGGTGACGGATTCGCCGTCGAGGCTGAAGGTCTGCGTGGCGAAGGTCTGCGCGCGGATCAGGTTGGCGGTGACCAGGGTGTCCAGCGCCTGGGTGAACGCCGGCAGGGAGAAGTGTTCCAGCAGCAGGAAGCCCACCCGCGCGAGGCGGGTGGGCTCCTTCGATTCGCTGTCGAGATAGCGCAGGTTGCGGCCCTGCATGGCTCCGCTGAACTGCCGGCGTTCGACCAATCGGCACCTCCTCTGTCGGTGGGGCGGTTGGCTCAGCTGCGCACGGCGCGGCGGCCGATACTGGCCTGGGCGTGGTGCGTCGTGCGTCGGCCGGTCTGGCTGAGCAGGATGATGATCACCGTCAGCGCCAGGGTCGAACTCACCTCCACGCGGTGCGTCGGCATGATGAACATCACCACCAGGATGAAACTGATGATCGCGATGACCAGCCAGGTGAGCCAGGGGAACAGCCACATGCGGAACACCAGCTCATGGTTGCGCCGGCGCAGGATGCCGCGCATGCGCAGCTGCGACACGGCGATGGCGAGGTAGACCAGCAGGGCGATGGAGCCGGAGCTGGCCAGCAGGAAGTCGAACAGCCGCCCCGGTGCGAAGAAGTTGAGCAGGGTGGTGAATACCCCGATCAGCGTGCTGGCGATCACCGCCGCGCGCGGCACGCCGGCGGCGGACGTGCGCTGGATGAAGGCTGGCGCGTCGTTGCGCCGGCTCAGCGAATAGATCATCCGCGAGGCGATGTACACCGAGGAGTTCAGGCAACTGGCCACGGCGACCAGCACCACCAGGTCCATCAACAATTGCGCGTTGGGGATGTCCAGCAGCTCCAGGGCGCGCTGGTAGGAGCCGATCTCCACCAGGCGCGGATCGTTCCACGGCACCACGGAGATGATCACCAGGATCGACAGCAGGTAGAACACGCTGATGCGCCAGATCACCGAGCGCGTGGCCTTGGCGATGTTGCGGCTGGGGTCGCTGGATTCGGCGGCGGCGATGGTCACCGCCTCGGTGCCGATGAAGCTGAACAGGGTGGTGATCAGCGCGCTGAAGATGGCCGTCCAGCCATTGGGCATGAAGCCGCCGTGCTCGCTCATCAGCCGGTGCAGGCCGCTGACCTCGCGCCCCGGCAGCAGCCCCAGCAGCGCGGCCGCGCCCAGGCCGATGAAGGCGATGATGGCGACCACCTTGAGCATGGCGAACCAGAATTCGAACTCGCCGTACTTGGCGACGCTGAACAGGTTGGTGACGGTGAGCAGCAGGGTCATCGACAGGGCGAACACCCAGGTTTCGACCTGCGGGAACCAGTTGTTGAGGATGACCCCGGCAGCGATGGCCTCGATGGGGATCACCAGTACCCAGAACCACCAGTACAGCCAGCCGATGGTGAAGCCGGCCCAGCGGCCGATGGCCTGGTCGGCATAGGCGGAGAAGGAGCCGGTGTCCGGGCTGGCCACGGCCATCTCGCCCAGCATGCGCATCACCAATACCACCAGCAGTCCGGAGAGGGCGTAGGCGACGATGGCGGAGGGACCGGCGGCGGCGATCGCGTGGCCGGAGCCTACGAACAGCCCCGCGCCGATGATCCCCGCGATGGAAAGCATGGTCACGTGGCGGGGCTTGAAGCCCTGCACCAGATCGCCATTGGCGCCGTTTGCACTGGGAGCACTCATCTATCGGCCTTTTTTATTGAAATTGTTATCAGGGCGGGCTGACACCGGCCCGGCGCAGTTCCCTTCGCTTTGCTCGTCCTTGAGGCGAGGCCGGGACGACGACGCGGCAACATGCGCTGCACGCGAGGCCCAAGCTAAGGCACCGGGTGGGCGGCGAGTTGCTCGAAATCGCCATGGGCATGGCCAAAAACGACATCACCGGCCGACGCATTACTGGCCAAGAGCCGCTCTGCAATGATGGTTCCTGGAGCCCAGACGCCCCTCGGCGCCGGCGGCACTAGGTCGCTCAGCGAGGGGGGGCGGGCAGGCTGGCGAGGAGCTTTTCCAGCAGGGCGGCGAGCTTCTTCTGCTCCGTCGCGCTCAGGCCGGCGAGCACCTGGCGCTGGTTGTCGACGTGGGCGCTCACGGCGTCATCGATCAGCGCGAGGCCGGCTTCGCTCAGGCCGACCAGCGAGCCCCGGCCATCGTCGGGGTTGGGCATGCGCTCTATCAGCCCTTGCTTCTCCAAGCGGTCGAGGCGGTTGGTCATGCTGCCGGAGGAGATCATCGCCGCTTCGTAGAGCACGGTGGGCGTGAGGCGGAAGGGCGGGCCGCTGCGGCGCAGGGTGGCGAGTACGTCGAACTCGCCCGGTTGCAGGCCGTACGCGGCGAACAGCGGGTTGAGGTGGTCACGGGCGATCAGCTGCGCGGCTTCGCCAAGGCGGCCGAGCAGGAGCATGCCGTCGGTGTCCAGCTCGGGCAGTTGCTGGCGCCATTGCTCGACAGCGAACGCGGCTCTGTCCATGGGGCTTCCTTTTTATCTTGATGTCGAGATACATTGAAATTGTCTTGATGTAGAGATATTCGCCTGCGCCGTCCTTGCGATCAAGGGCTGGCGTGCACCGTAAGGATGATTCCCATGCCCAGAAGCGTTTCGCTCGCCACCTGCCTGCTCGCCGTCGTGCTGGCAGGCCTCAACCTGCGCCCGGCGCTGGCCTCCATCGGCCCGCTGCTGGACTCGCTACAAGCCTCTGCGACGCTGAGCGACAGTCTCGCCAGCCTCCTGACCAGCCTCCCGGTGCTGCTGATGGGCCTGGGCGCGCTGAGCGCTGCCCAGTTGCTGCACCACGTGGGGGTGCGCCGGGGTGTAGCGTTCGGCCTGCTGCTGATCGCCCTGGCCTGCGGGCTGCGCCTGTTGCCGGGGCCTTGGGGGCTGCTGGGCGGGGCGGTGCTTGCCGGGCTGGGCATCGCCGCCTGCCAGGCGCTGCTGCCGGTGTTCATCCGTCAGCGTTTCGGCACGCGGGTGGGCGGTGCGATGGGGGCGTATTCCACCGCGATCATGGGCGGCGCGGTGCTGGCCAGCGTGGCCTCGCCCTGGCTGGCGAGCGTCTGGGGAGACCTGCCGGCGCTGGCGTTCTGGGCGCTGCCTGCCGTCCTGGCGCTGCCGGTGTGGGCCCAGGCGGCGGACGAGGTCGCGCCAATGAATGCGGGCGCGCCGGCCTTTTCCGGGGTTGCCCGGCGCGCCGCCTGGCTGGCGCTGTTCTTCGGCCTGGGCACCGGCGCCTACGTGCTGGTGCTCGCGTGGCTGCCGCCGTACTACACGGCGCTCGGTTGGACGCCGGCGCAGGCCGGCGCGCTGCTTGGCGGATTGACGCTCACCGAGGTGGTCGCCGGCCTGCTGGTCTCGGCTTTCATCGACCGGCTGCCGGACCGCCGTCCGGCGCTGGTCCTGGCCATCGCCTTGCTGCTGGGCGGCCTGGTCGTGTTGATCGCCTGGCCACAGGAGCTGGCGCTGCTGGCCATGGTCGGGCTCGGGCTGGGGATCGGGGCGCTGTTCCCGCTGTCGCTCATCGTCGCCATGGACCGCGCCCATGGCCCCGCCGAAGCCGGCGCGCTGGTGGGCTTCGTCCAGGGTGTGGGCTACCTGATCGCGGCGCTGTTCCCGCTGCTGGCGGGGCTGGCGCGGCAGTCCATGGCCAGCCTGGCGCCGGCCTGGATCGGCATGGCGCTGGTCTGCCTGGTGATGCTCGTACTTGTCAGCCGCTTCGCGCCGCCGCGCCCGCAGGCGGTCGAGGCACAGGCCTGCTGATAAGCCCATGGCGCGATCATTCGGGACTAGGCTGAGTACTTTGGTCTGCCTCAGGTGATCCGCCATGTCCCTCGTCCTGTTCGGCCACCCGTTTTCTTCCTACACGCAGAAAGTGCTGATCGCGCTCTACGAGAACGCCATGCCCTTCGAGTTCCGCAGCCTTGGCCCGGATCAGCCGGAGAACGGCGCGCACTGGCTGCGCCTGTGGCCGCTGGCGAAGTTCCCGGTGCTGCTGGATGGCGAACACAGCGTGGCCGAGACCAGCATCATCATCGAGTACCTGCACCTAAAGCATCCCGGCCCGGTGCGCCTGCTGCCGGAGGATCCGCTGAAGGCGCTGGACGTGCGCTTCCTCGACCGCTTCTTCGACTGGCACGTGATGACCCCGGTGCAGCACGCCGTGCTGGGGGCCATGAGCGGGGACGCGACCCGGCGCGCCGAGGGCCTGGCCCATGCCGTGAGCAAGCTGGAGCTGGCCTACGCCTGGCTGGAGGAGGAACTCGCCGGACGCACCTGGGCGGCGGGGGATGGCTTCAGCCTCGCCGACTGCGCGGCGGCTCCGTCGCTGTTCTATGCCGACTGGACGCACCCCATCGGCGACCGCTACCCGACCCTGCGCTCCTATCGCTCCCGCCTGCTGGCGCGCCCGTCGTTCGCCCGCGCGGTGGAGGAGGCACGGCCGCACCGGCCGCTGTTCCCGCTGGGGGCGCCGGATCGCGATTGAGTGTTCCGCCTTTTGTAGGAGCGAATTTGCTCGCGAACATCCTGCCAAGCGGTTCGCGAGCAAGCTCGCTCCTACAGGGGCAATCGCCTGGATGCTGGGCAGACCTTAGGCAACAGGCAAAAAAATCCCCCGTGCGCTGCCGCGACCGGGGGAGGCAAGACCCACGCAGGGGGGCTGCGCGGGCGAGGTAGAACCGGGTGTTTTGATGAGCCAAGAGCCCCTCACCCTAACCCTCTCCCGCAAGCGGGAGAGGGGACCGTTCGGTGCAGGTGAAATCGTTGCTTCAGCCGGCACTGGTGGCTCCCTCTCCCTTCAGGGAGAGGGTTGGGGAGAGGGAAATCCCGGACGGAGGTTCAGGAGAAGACAGCTCTTACTGGCCGGCAAAGCTCACAGGCGAATCAGCACCGACTTCAGCTCGGTGTAGTGCTCGATGGCGGCGGCGCCCATTTCTCGGCCCAGGCCGGACATCTTGAAGCCGCCGAAGGGCAGCGCCGGGTCGAGTGCGCTGTGGCAGTTGACCCACACCGAGCCGGACTTG from Pseudomonas sp. GCEP-101 includes these protein-coding regions:
- a CDS encoding glutathione S-transferase family protein, translated to MSLVLFGHPFSSYTQKVLIALYENAMPFEFRSLGPDQPENGAHWLRLWPLAKFPVLLDGEHSVAETSIIIEYLHLKHPGPVRLLPEDPLKALDVRFLDRFFDWHVMTPVQHAVLGAMSGDATRRAEGLAHAVSKLELAYAWLEEELAGRTWAAGDGFSLADCAAAPSLFYADWTHPIGDRYPTLRSYRSRLLARPSFARAVEEARPHRPLFPLGAPDRD